The stretch of DNA CATGAGCGTGCCCTCGCGCGTGACGAACTCGCCGATGCCGAGGATGAAGAGGACGAGGATGACCATCGCCGTCATCACGAGCGCGAGGAACTGGCTCTTCGTGACCGCGCTCATCAGGAGCCCGATCGCCATGTAGCCGCAGCCGACGAGGAAGACGCCGAGGTAGGCCGCGCCCGCGGCTTGCCAGTCGATCTCGCCGGTCTGCTTGAGGATGACGAGGTAGAGGAGGGTGGGGAGCCACATCGCCGCGTACGTCGTCACCGCGGCGAGGTACTTCGCGAGCACGACCGCGACGCTCGAGACCGGCGCCGTCATCAGGCACTCGATCGTCCCGCTCCGCCGCTCCTCCGCGAAGAGCCGCATCGTCATCGGCGGCACGAGGAGGAAGAGCACGAGGTAGAGGAGGACCGTGTTCCCGAAGAACGCCTGGAGCGGCGTCTGGTCGCTCACGGTCTGCCCCGCGCTCGAGAAGTGATCGACGAGGAGGAAGAAGTGCATCCCCTGCACGACGAGGAACGCGGTGATGAGCACCCACGCGAGCGGCGTCACGAAGAAGGCGAAGAGCTCGCGCTTGTAGAGCGGCCAGAAGCTCCTCACGAGGCCGCCTCTTCTGCGTCATGCTCCGGCGTCGCGGCGCCGGTCAGCTCCGCGAAGAGCTCCTCGAGCGAGCTCTTCACCGGCGACGCCTCGCGCACGAAGAGGCCCGCGCCGACGAGCGCGGTGACCGCGTCCTCCGCCGTCTTCGCCGGCGACTCGAGCTTCTTCTGCCACGCGCACGAGAAGGTGTGGACGCCGCCCTCGCCCTCGAGGCGCTGCACCTTCGCGATGCCGGAGGTGCCGCGCAAGAGCGCCTCCGCGCGCTCGGCGTCGCCGCGCACCACGACGCGGAGGCCCGCCGCGCGCCGCTTCTTCGCGAGCTCCTCCATCGTGCCCGCCGCGACGAGCTTGCCGTGCGCGATGACGAGGGCGCGCGTGCAGCTCGCCTCGACCTCGCTCAGGATGTGCGTCGACAAGAGCACGGTGTGCTCCTTCCCGAGCGCGCGGATGACGTCGCGGACCTCGCGGATCTGGTTCGGGTCGAGGCCCGCGGTCGGCTCGTCGAGGACGAGGAGGGGAGGGCGCGCGACGAGCGCGTCGGCGAGGCCCACGCGCTGCTTGTAGCCCTTCGAGAGGTTGCCGATGACGACGTTGGCGACGTCGCGCACGCCGGCCTTGCCCATCGCGTCCCAGACCGCGTCCTTGCGCGCGCCCGACGCGACGCGCTTCAGCTCCGCGCGATGACGGAGGTACTCCGCGACGCGCATCTCGGGGTAGAGCGGGACCGCCTCCGGCATGTAGCCGAGCTTCTGCCGCGCCTCGAAGCTCTCCTTCGCGACGTCGTGGCCGGCGACCTCGACCTTGCCGCTCGTCGCGCCGAGGAAGCCGGCGATGATCCGGAGCGTCGTGCTCTTGCCCGCGCCGTTCGGGCCGAGGAAGCCCACGACCTCGCCTTTGTCGACCGCGAACGAGAGATCGTCCACCGCGACCTTCGGGCCGTAGCGTTTCACGAGGTGCGAGACCGAGATCACTCGGCCCTCCGCTTACCGCGTCACCCGAGCGACAACCAGAACTTTGCGCCTTCGCCGGGCGCGCTCTCGGCCCAGACCCGCCCGCCGTGCCGCACGACGATCCGGCGCACGGTGGCGAGCCCGATGCCGGTGCCCTCGAACTCCTTCGGCGAGTGGAGCCGCTGGAAGGGACGAAACAGGCGCTCCGCGTGCGCCATGTCGAAGCCGGGGCCGTTGTCGGCGACGAAGAACGCGCGCTCGCCGTCGCGGACGATCGCGCCGACCTCGATCCGGACGCCGTCCGTCTTCTTCGCCGTGAACTTCCACGCGTTGCCGAGGAGGTTCTCGAGCACGGCGCGGAGGAGGCCCGAGTCTCCCTGGACGACGAGGCCGTCCGCGATCACGACCTCCGCCGTCCGCTCCGGCGAACGCGCGCGCAGGTCGGAGACGATCGCGCGCGCGATCTCGCCGAGGTCGACCTCGCGGCGGACGATCTCGGCGCGCGTGACGCGAGCGAGCCCGAGGAGGTCCTCGATCAGCTCGTTCATGCGCTTCGCCGCGCCGTGGATCCGGGCGAGGTGACCCTTGCCGTCCTCGCCGAGCCGATCGCCTTCGTCCTCCTCGAGCGCGCGCGCGAAGCCCTGGATCGCGCGGAGCGGCGCGCGGAGATCGTGCGAGACGGTGTAGCTGAAGGCCTCGAGCTCTTCGTTCGCGACCTCGAGCTCCGCGTTCTTCTTCTCGACCTCGGCGAGGTGCGCGGCCCGCGCCTCCGCGAGCGCGGCGGAGACGCGGGCGTCGCGCTCGCGCGTGGCCTCCTCCTCGGCTTGTTTTCGTCGCAGCTGCGCCCGCACGCGCGCGACGAGGAGCGCGCCGGCGGTCCCGCGCGAGACGACCTCGTCCGCGCCGGCGCCGAGGCACTCCACCGCGAGGGTGGAGTCTTCGTCCGCCGTCACCGCGACGATCGCGTTCGGGCGCCGGACCGCGGCCCGGATCGCGCGGCAGCTCGCGACCGAGGCCTCGACGACGGTGCAGGCGGGGACGAAGTGCTCGAGCAGCAAGAGCGCGTCCTCCGCCGACGCCGCGCGCGCGACGTCGAACGCGTCGCGCCGC from Labilithrix sp. encodes:
- a CDS encoding ABC transporter permease subunit: MRSFWPLYKRELFAFFVTPLAWVLITAFLVVQGMHFFLLVDHFSSAGQTVSDQTPLQAFFGNTVLLYLVLFLLVPPMTMRLFAEERRSGTIECLMTAPVSSVAVVLAKYLAAVTTYAAMWLPTLLYLVILKQTGEIDWQAAGAAYLGVFLVGCGYMAIGLLMSAVTKSQFLALVMTAMVILVLFILGIGEFVTREGTLMHDVCAHVSIWAHMNDFASGVVDSRRLVFYGSLTVVPLFATVRAVDAWRWG
- a CDS encoding ABC transporter ATP-binding protein, whose protein sequence is MISVSHLVKRYGPKVAVDDLSFAVDKGEVVGFLGPNGAGKSTTLRIIAGFLGATSGKVEVAGHDVAKESFEARQKLGYMPEAVPLYPEMRVAEYLRHRAELKRVASGARKDAVWDAMGKAGVRDVANVVIGNLSKGYKQRVGLADALVARPPLLVLDEPTAGLDPNQIREVRDVIRALGKEHTVLLSTHILSEVEASCTRALVIAHGKLVAAGTMEELAKKRRAAGLRVVVRGDAERAEALLRGTSGIAKVQRLEGEGGVHTFSCAWQKKLESPAKTAEDAVTALVGAGLFVREASPVKSSLEELFAELTGAATPEHDAEEAAS
- a CDS encoding response regulator, which gives rise to MKPRVLVVDDSLTVRMDLLEALEAAGLDAVGCGTIADARAALAKERFDLAILDVRLGDGDGVELLGEIRAQEGPAARTPVMMLSSEAEVKDRIRGLERGADEYAAKPYAVSWVIARARELTQRRAEDPRSVILVIDDSVSFREAMREALEAAGYRAVLAATGEDGLREAAAIRPALVICDGELPGIDGATVVRRLRLDAAHRHTPVIMISGSDIDAGEIGAFEAGVDAYLGKKTPPVEIVARVAALLGSNREAPVASVRSALATQKVLVVGKDLDATIAALRRDAFDVARAASAEDALLLLEHFVPACTVVEASVASCRAIRAAVRRPNAIVAVTADEDSTLAVECLGAGADEVVSRGTAGALLVARVRAQLRRKQAEEEATRERDARVSAALAEARAAHLAEVEKKNAELEVANEELEAFSYTVSHDLRAPLRAIQGFARALEEDEGDRLGEDGKGHLARIHGAAKRMNELIEDLLGLARVTRAEIVRREVDLGEIARAIVSDLRARSPERTAEVVIADGLVVQGDSGLLRAVLENLLGNAWKFTAKKTDGVRIEVGAIVRDGERAFFVADNGPGFDMAHAERLFRPFQRLHSPKEFEGTGIGLATVRRIVVRHGGRVWAESAPGEGAKFWLSLG